Proteins encoded within one genomic window of Budorcas taxicolor isolate Tak-1 chromosome 12, Takin1.1, whole genome shotgun sequence:
- the WASF3 gene encoding actin-binding protein WASF3 isoform X2 has translation MPLVKRNIEPRHLCRGALPEGITSELECVTNSTLAAIIRQLSSLSKHAEDIFGELFNEANNFYIRANSLQDRIDRLAVKVTQLDSTVEEVSLQDINMKKAFKSSTVQDQQVVSKNSIPNPVADIYNQSDKPPPLNILTPYRDDKKDGLKFYTDPSYFFDLWKEKMLQDTEDKRKEKRRQKRERHKLNPNRSQQISVRKVRTRREEWERRKMGIEFMSDARKLQQAGGAAEHRTPAGSHASDVTDYSYPATPNHSLHPQPGTPSYGAGDVPPHGPAAQAPEHEFRPPSASARHLALNRPQQPPPPPPQASEGPQAPAPMAPADYGMLPAQITEYYSPSGPPPPPPPPVIPSAQTAFVCPLQMPLQPPFPASAGSAYAGPPHPPSSGLVVTAPPPPGPPPPPPGPPGAGSSLSSSPMHAPPGAEAKRQEAVQPPVSDARSDLLAAIRMGIQLKKVQEQREQEAKREPVGNDVATILSRRIAVEYSDSDDDSEFDENDWSD, from the exons GCAAACATGCTGAGGACATATTTGGAGAGCTGTTTAATGAGGCCAACAACTTCTACATCCGTGCGAACTCTCTGCAGGACAGGATTGATCGCCTTGCtgtcaaggtcacccagctggaTTCCACGGTGGAAGAGG TGTCACTACAGGATATCAACATGAAAAAAGCTTTCAAAAGTTCCACAGTCCAAGACCAGCAGGTGGTTTCAAAGAACAGCATTCCTAATCCTGTTGCTGACATTTACAACCAGAGCGATAAACCACCTCCTCTGAACATCCTTACACCGTACAG AGATGATAAGAAGGATGGGCTGAAGTTCTATACTGATCCTTCCTATTTCTTTGACCTCTGGAAAGAAAAAATGCTACAGGACAcggaagacaaaaggaaagagaaaagacgtcaaaag agagagagacacaagcTGAATCCCAACAGAAGCCAGCAGATAAGTGTGAGAAAAGTCAGGACCAGAAGAGAAgagtgggagagaaggaagatggGCATTGAGTTCATGAGTGACGCGAGGAAGCTGCAGCAGGCGGGGGGCGCGGCAGAGCACCGGACGCCCGCCGG GTCCCACGCATCGGATGTCACGGATTACTCGTACCCGGCCACCCCCAACCACTCTCTGCACCCACAGCCCGGGACCCCTTCCTACGGAGCAGGTGACGTGCCGCCCCACGGGCCGGCAGCCCAGGCCCCCGAGCACGAGTTCCGGCCCCCGTCAGCCTCGGCCCGGCACCTGGCCCTGAACAGGCCCCAGcagcccccaccgcccccaccgcAGGCCTCGGAGGGCCCCCAGGCCCCCGCACCCATGGCCCCAGCCGACTACGG GATGCTGCCGGCTCAGATCACGGAGTATTACAGCCCCTCAGgacccccgccgcccccgcccccacctgtgATCCCCTCCGCACAAACTGCTTTCGTCTGCCCCCTCCAGATGCCCCTGCAGCCCCCCTTCCCGGCCTCCGCCGGCTCCGCCTACGCtggccctccccaccctccctccagtGGGCTTGTGGTCACGGCCCCGCCGCCCCCgggccccccgccacccccgcctGGCCCTCCAGGTGCCGGCTCGTCGCTCTCCTCCTCCCCAATGCACGCCCCCCCGGGGGCCGAGGCCAAGAGGCAGGAGGCGGTGCAGCCGCCGGTCAGCGACGCCCGCAGCGACCTGCTCGCCGCCATCCGGATGG GGATTCAGCTGAAGAAGGTGCAGGAACAGCGGGAGCAGGAGGCCAAGCGTGAGCCGGTGGGCAACGACGTGGCCACCATCCTGTCCCGGCGCATCGCCGTCGAGTACAGCGACTCGGACGACGACTCGGAGTTCGATGAGAACGACTGGTCCGACTGA
- the WASF3 gene encoding actin-binding protein WASF3 isoform X1 — protein MPLVKRNIEPRHLCRGALPEGITSELECVTNSTLAAIIRQLSSLSKHAEDIFGELFNEANNFYIRANSLQDRIDRLAVKVTQLDSTVEEVSLQDINMKKAFKSSTVQDQQVVSKNSIPNPVADIYNQSDKPPPLNILTPYRDDKKDGLKFYTDPSYFFDLWKEKMLQDTEDKRKEKRRQKEQKRIDGTTREVKKVRKARNRRQEWNMMAYDKELRPDTRLSQSAHHGASSEGSLSPDTRSHASDVTDYSYPATPNHSLHPQPGTPSYGAGDVPPHGPAAQAPEHEFRPPSASARHLALNRPQQPPPPPPQASEGPQAPAPMAPADYGMLPAQITEYYSPSGPPPPPPPPVIPSAQTAFVCPLQMPLQPPFPASAGSAYAGPPHPPSSGLVVTAPPPPGPPPPPPGPPGAGSSLSSSPMHAPPGAEAKRQEAVQPPVSDARSDLLAAIRMGIQLKKVQEQREQEAKREPVGNDVATILSRRIAVEYSDSDDDSEFDENDWSD, from the exons GCAAACATGCTGAGGACATATTTGGAGAGCTGTTTAATGAGGCCAACAACTTCTACATCCGTGCGAACTCTCTGCAGGACAGGATTGATCGCCTTGCtgtcaaggtcacccagctggaTTCCACGGTGGAAGAGG TGTCACTACAGGATATCAACATGAAAAAAGCTTTCAAAAGTTCCACAGTCCAAGACCAGCAGGTGGTTTCAAAGAACAGCATTCCTAATCCTGTTGCTGACATTTACAACCAGAGCGATAAACCACCTCCTCTGAACATCCTTACACCGTACAG AGATGATAAGAAGGATGGGCTGAAGTTCTATACTGATCCTTCCTATTTCTTTGACCTCTGGAAAGAAAAAATGCTACAGGACAcggaagacaaaaggaaagagaaaagacgtcaaaag GAGCAAAAGCGTATAGATGGCACAACCCGGGAGGTGAAAAAGGTTAGAAAAGCCAGAAACAGGCGCCAAGAATGGAATATGATGGCGTATGACAAAGAGCTTAGACCCGACACCAGGTTATCACAGAGTGCACACCACGGAGCGTCTTCTGAAGGATCCTTGTCCCCAGACActag GTCCCACGCATCGGATGTCACGGATTACTCGTACCCGGCCACCCCCAACCACTCTCTGCACCCACAGCCCGGGACCCCTTCCTACGGAGCAGGTGACGTGCCGCCCCACGGGCCGGCAGCCCAGGCCCCCGAGCACGAGTTCCGGCCCCCGTCAGCCTCGGCCCGGCACCTGGCCCTGAACAGGCCCCAGcagcccccaccgcccccaccgcAGGCCTCGGAGGGCCCCCAGGCCCCCGCACCCATGGCCCCAGCCGACTACGG GATGCTGCCGGCTCAGATCACGGAGTATTACAGCCCCTCAGgacccccgccgcccccgcccccacctgtgATCCCCTCCGCACAAACTGCTTTCGTCTGCCCCCTCCAGATGCCCCTGCAGCCCCCCTTCCCGGCCTCCGCCGGCTCCGCCTACGCtggccctccccaccctccctccagtGGGCTTGTGGTCACGGCCCCGCCGCCCCCgggccccccgccacccccgcctGGCCCTCCAGGTGCCGGCTCGTCGCTCTCCTCCTCCCCAATGCACGCCCCCCCGGGGGCCGAGGCCAAGAGGCAGGAGGCGGTGCAGCCGCCGGTCAGCGACGCCCGCAGCGACCTGCTCGCCGCCATCCGGATGG GGATTCAGCTGAAGAAGGTGCAGGAACAGCGGGAGCAGGAGGCCAAGCGTGAGCCGGTGGGCAACGACGTGGCCACCATCCTGTCCCGGCGCATCGCCGTCGAGTACAGCGACTCGGACGACGACTCGGAGTTCGATGAGAACGACTGGTCCGACTGA